In the Pseudoalteromonas undina genome, one interval contains:
- the prpC gene encoding bifunctional 2-methylcitrate synthase/citrate synthase, producing the protein MVDKALGGAGLRGQVAGQTALCTVGQTGSGLTYCGYDISELAEKAQFEEVSFLLSRGELPTSNELSEYKAKLKSLRGLPESLKTVLENIPKDAHPMDVMRTGCSMLGNLEMENDFSEANDAIDRMVAIFPSIICYWYRFTHDGVRIETQTDDDSVGAHFLTLLHDKAPSELFAQVMNVSLILYAEHEFNASTFTGRVCASTLSDIHSCVTGAIGTLRGPLHGGANEAAMDMIESFSSADQAEDALMGMLERKDKIMGFGHAIYRESDPRNVIIKKWSEKLAAEVGDDVLYPVSVRCEEVMWREKKLFCNADFFHASAYHFMGIPTKLFTPIFVMSRVTGWTAHVKEQRANNRIIRPSADYTGPDARSYTPIESR; encoded by the coding sequence ATGGTAGATAAAGCATTAGGTGGCGCAGGCTTACGTGGTCAAGTAGCAGGACAAACGGCATTATGTACAGTAGGGCAAACAGGCTCAGGTTTAACTTACTGTGGTTACGATATTAGCGAACTGGCCGAAAAAGCGCAGTTTGAAGAAGTGTCGTTTTTACTTTCGCGCGGCGAGTTACCAACATCAAACGAACTGTCAGAGTATAAAGCTAAACTTAAGAGCTTACGTGGTTTACCTGAATCACTAAAAACAGTGCTAGAGAACATCCCTAAAGACGCGCACCCAATGGATGTAATGCGTACTGGTTGTTCTATGCTAGGTAACCTTGAAATGGAAAATGACTTTAGCGAAGCAAACGATGCGATTGACCGCATGGTGGCAATTTTCCCAAGTATTATTTGTTACTGGTATCGTTTTACTCATGACGGTGTTCGTATTGAAACCCAAACTGATGATGATTCAGTAGGCGCACACTTTTTAACGCTATTACACGATAAAGCGCCAAGTGAATTATTTGCACAAGTGATGAATGTATCACTAATTTTGTACGCAGAGCATGAATTTAATGCCTCTACCTTTACTGGTCGCGTATGTGCATCAACGCTTTCTGATATCCATTCATGTGTCACTGGCGCAATTGGTACCTTACGTGGCCCATTACATGGTGGTGCAAACGAAGCCGCAATGGATATGATTGAAAGCTTTAGCAGTGCTGATCAAGCTGAAGACGCGCTAATGGGCATGCTTGAGCGTAAAGATAAAATTATGGGCTTTGGCCACGCTATTTACCGCGAGTCAGATCCACGTAATGTTATTATTAAAAAATGGTCTGAAAAATTAGCCGCAGAAGTGGGTGACGATGTGCTTTACCCAGTATCAGTGCGCTGCGAAGAAGTTATGTGGCGTGAGAAGAAGTTATTCTGTAATGCCGATTTCTTCCATGCATCGGCGTACCACTTTATGGGTATTCCTACTAAGTTGTTCACGCCTATCTTTGTAATGAGCCGAGTAACCGGTTGGACTGCTCACGTAAAAGAGCAACGTGCAAATAACCGTATTATTCGCCCAAGTGCAGATTACACAGGGCCAGATGCGCGCAGCTACACGCCAATTGAATCAAGATAA
- the prpB gene encoding methylisocitrate lyase, with translation MSAGLKFKQAIANNHPLQVVGTINAYTAMMAEKMGHQAIYLSGAGVANASFGMPDLGMTSLDNVLEDIRRITGASDLPLLVDADTGWGGAFNIARTVKEMTKAGAAGFHIEDQVAQKRCGHRPNKEIVTQAEMVDRIKAAVDAKTDSDFYIMARTDAFQKEGLNAAIDRAAACVEAGADAIFAEAVHDLADYQAFSKAINVPILANITEFGQTPIYTKEQLSDVGVEMVLYPLSAFRAMNKAALNVYSAILNEGSQQSQIESMQTRAELYDFLDYHSYENTLDNLFSSKSDK, from the coding sequence ATGTCAGCAGGATTAAAGTTTAAACAGGCAATTGCAAATAACCACCCGTTACAAGTTGTGGGTACTATTAACGCGTATACCGCAATGATGGCTGAAAAAATGGGCCATCAGGCTATTTACTTGTCGGGTGCAGGTGTGGCTAATGCCTCATTTGGTATGCCAGATTTAGGTATGACGAGTCTTGATAACGTTCTTGAAGATATTCGCCGTATTACCGGCGCTAGCGATTTACCATTATTAGTTGATGCCGATACAGGTTGGGGCGGGGCGTTTAATATTGCCCGTACCGTTAAAGAAATGACCAAAGCGGGTGCTGCAGGTTTTCATATTGAAGACCAAGTAGCGCAAAAGCGTTGTGGCCATCGTCCTAATAAAGAAATAGTTACTCAAGCTGAAATGGTAGATCGTATTAAAGCCGCAGTTGATGCTAAAACCGATAGCGATTTTTACATTATGGCACGTACTGATGCATTTCAAAAAGAAGGCTTAAATGCAGCAATAGACCGTGCAGCAGCCTGTGTTGAAGCGGGGGCCGATGCCATTTTTGCAGAAGCCGTTCACGACCTTGCTGATTATCAAGCATTTAGCAAAGCGATTAATGTGCCGATTTTAGCCAACATTACCGAGTTTGGCCAAACCCCAATTTATACCAAAGAGCAGTTAAGCGATGTGGGTGTAGAAATGGTGCTTTACCCATTAAGTGCATTTAGAGCTATGAACAAAGCGGCTCTTAATGTGTACTCGGCTATTTTGAATGAAGGGTCGCAACAAAGCCAAATTGAAAGCATGCAAACGCGTGCAGAGCTTTACGACTTTTTAGATTATCACTCGTACGAAAACACGCTAGATAACCTTTTTTCATCAAAATCTGACAAATAA
- a CDS encoding GntR family transcriptional regulator: MTQHFLNDTAVTTASDKVFVDMRREIVEGSIAQGSKISEPELAKRYGVSRATLREALNRLESCYLVERKANIGCRVVALTAERLIEVYQVRSALEGLACRLAADNMAADEVQSLKQLLNQHLQTQRVKEGESYYQEAGDLDFHYRIIKGSKNAHLIHLLCHDLYQLIRMYRVQMGMVGPRVSKAFDEHLAIINAIENHDGELAEMLMKRHISASQANIQTKFDGYQSVQATQNEMAN, encoded by the coding sequence ATGACACAGCACTTTTTAAACGATACCGCAGTTACAACCGCTTCCGATAAAGTGTTTGTAGATATGCGCCGCGAAATTGTAGAAGGCAGTATTGCACAAGGCAGTAAAATATCAGAGCCAGAACTGGCAAAGCGTTATGGTGTAAGCCGTGCAACCCTTAGAGAGGCATTAAACCGTTTAGAAAGTTGTTATTTAGTTGAGCGCAAAGCCAATATAGGTTGTCGTGTTGTGGCATTAACCGCAGAGCGTTTAATTGAGGTGTATCAGGTGCGCAGTGCCCTTGAAGGACTTGCATGTAGGTTAGCTGCCGACAATATGGCAGCCGATGAAGTACAAAGCTTGAAACAATTACTTAATCAGCATTTGCAAACTCAGCGTGTTAAAGAAGGTGAGTCGTACTATCAAGAAGCAGGCGACTTAGACTTTCATTATCGAATCATCAAAGGCAGTAAAAACGCTCATTTAATACATTTGTTATGCCACGATCTATACCAGTTAATAAGAATGTACCGTGTACAAATGGGTATGGTTGGGCCACGCGTATCGAAAGCGTTTGACGAACATTTAGCCATTATTAACGCCATAGAAAATCATGATGGTGAGCTCGCAGAAATGCTAATGAAACGCCATATAAGCGCTTCTCAAGCAAATATACAAACAAAATTTGATGGATATCAATCAGTACAAGCCACTCAAAATGAAATGGCAAACTAG
- the rsmF gene encoding 16S rRNA (cytosine(1407)-C(5))-methyltransferase RsmF has product MDANTYIPKQFIDDVKTYLPEHLTLDDFLSACRRPLRKSVRVNTLKMSVEEFKRHAAQKNWQLTTIPWCDEGFWLERPKDEEQNLALGNTDLHLSGAMYVQEASSMLPPIALKHSLQTSNTVLDMASAPGSKTSQLAALLNNQGILVANELSSSRLKVLSATLKRMGVGNCALSHFDGVVFGNYMFECFDSILLDAPCSGEGTVRKDSDALKNWSIESNVTIAQVQKDLIKSAFYALKPGGTLVYSTCTLTPLENQQVCDALLEEFGEYIKPEPLNDLFPGAEKATTDEGYLHVWPQTFDSEGFFIAKFKKHSSCENQNLKVKKGAFPFSDFDSKQQSAFMSSLKKQFGLTSLPGTLMQRDKELWLFPDEFEAIQNKIKYARLGIQVGVIHKNGVRLAHEFATVFGKQCKSNVLELTNQQASDYFNGKDIRLDEVVKATGEVILTLCGCPIGLGKWQKNKVKNSLPRDLVQNTQLINWE; this is encoded by the coding sequence GTGGACGCTAACACTTATATCCCCAAGCAATTTATTGACGACGTAAAAACTTATCTGCCTGAGCACCTTACGTTAGATGATTTTTTAAGTGCCTGTCGTCGACCTTTACGTAAGTCTGTTCGCGTTAATACATTAAAAATGAGTGTTGAAGAATTTAAACGCCATGCGGCTCAAAAAAATTGGCAACTCACTACTATTCCATGGTGCGATGAAGGTTTTTGGCTAGAGCGCCCAAAAGATGAAGAGCAAAATTTAGCGCTGGGCAATACCGATTTACATTTAAGTGGCGCAATGTACGTACAAGAGGCAAGCTCAATGTTGCCGCCAATAGCACTAAAGCACAGCCTGCAAACTAGTAACACTGTACTCGATATGGCCTCTGCGCCAGGTTCTAAAACCTCACAACTAGCTGCACTATTGAACAATCAAGGTATTTTGGTTGCAAATGAGCTGTCGTCATCGCGCTTAAAAGTACTCAGTGCCACGCTAAAGCGAATGGGGGTTGGTAATTGTGCGTTATCGCATTTTGATGGCGTGGTATTTGGTAATTACATGTTTGAATGCTTTGATAGTATTTTGCTTGATGCGCCCTGTTCAGGTGAAGGCACAGTTCGTAAAGACAGCGATGCATTAAAAAATTGGTCTATCGAATCAAATGTTACTATTGCCCAAGTACAAAAAGATCTGATTAAAAGTGCATTTTACGCACTTAAACCTGGCGGTACATTGGTGTATTCAACCTGTACATTAACCCCTCTCGAAAACCAGCAAGTGTGTGATGCATTGCTAGAAGAGTTTGGTGAGTACATTAAGCCAGAGCCTTTAAATGATCTTTTCCCTGGCGCAGAAAAAGCCACTACAGACGAGGGTTACTTACATGTTTGGCCGCAAACCTTCGACAGCGAAGGCTTTTTTATTGCTAAATTTAAAAAGCACAGCAGCTGCGAAAACCAAAATCTAAAAGTTAAAAAAGGTGCATTCCCTTTTAGTGACTTTGATAGTAAACAGCAAAGTGCGTTTATGAGCTCCCTCAAAAAGCAATTTGGTTTAACGAGTCTACCAGGCACATTAATGCAGCGAGACAAAGAGCTTTGGCTGTTTCCAGATGAATTTGAAGCGATACAAAACAAAATTAAATATGCTCGATTAGGTATTCAGGTTGGTGTTATTCATAAAAATGGGGTACGCCTTGCTCACGAGTTTGCCACTGTATTTGGTAAGCAATGTAAAAGTAATGTACTGGAATTAACCAATCAACAAGCCAGTGATTACTTTAATGGTAAAGACATTCGTTTGGATGAGGTTGTTAAGGCAACTGGCGAAGTGATCCTGACCTTATGTGGTTGCCCTATTGGTTTAGGAAAGTGGCAAAAAAATAAGGTTAAAAACTCACTACCTAGAGATTTGGTGCAAAATACGCAGTTAATAAACTGGGAGTAA
- a CDS encoding VpsP family polysaccharide biosynthesis protein — protein MTKLNMVKVVPAVILALIVLVIAYTSMQSMRANAWYFNALNIVQESDGALSGSSLQAAENAITLATNMDPDHPHYWHFLAHIKLLGLAGIDTTSSEQSDKVKQTYQQAEQALLKSVELRQTWALTWISLAQVVSYQEGPTKRVYDYIQQAKKVGPYKLDVHLGIIQIALMHWNELPPTYKALYVNELKLASKYGYKFNNIFSMAKEMNRLPIVCLSLQFGSHYEAIRNSWMFNKYCG, from the coding sequence ATGACTAAATTAAACATGGTCAAGGTAGTGCCTGCTGTTATTTTAGCCCTAATAGTGCTTGTAATTGCTTATACTAGTATGCAAAGTATGCGAGCAAATGCGTGGTACTTTAATGCACTTAATATTGTGCAAGAGTCGGATGGTGCTTTGTCTGGCTCATCGCTTCAAGCGGCAGAAAATGCGATTACATTGGCTACCAATATGGATCCTGACCATCCTCATTATTGGCATTTTTTAGCCCATATAAAATTGTTAGGTTTAGCCGGTATTGATACCACATCAAGTGAGCAGTCAGATAAAGTAAAGCAAACATACCAACAAGCTGAGCAGGCGTTATTAAAGTCGGTTGAGCTTAGACAAACTTGGGCGCTAACCTGGATAAGCTTGGCACAAGTAGTAAGTTATCAAGAGGGGCCTACCAAGCGGGTATATGATTATATTCAGCAAGCTAAAAAAGTTGGCCCATATAAGTTAGATGTTCACTTAGGTATTATTCAAATTGCGTTAATGCACTGGAATGAACTACCACCCACCTACAAAGCCCTTTATGTGAACGAGCTTAAATTAGCCTCTAAATATGGTTATAAGTTTAATAACATCTTTAGTATGGCGAAAGAAATGAACCGCTTGCCAATAGTGTGTTTATCGCTTCAATTTGGTTCTCATTATGAGGCTATTAGAAACAGTTGGATGTTTAATAAATACTGTGGTTAA
- a CDS encoding tyrosine-protein phosphatase, with protein sequence MIDIHTHILPGIDDGAKDLTESLALLKLAESDGITHMVATPHIHVGRFNNATAQIQNDLESLKQEALKEGINIKLAAAAEVRLDIELMAMVMANKLPFIGKMADINVLLLELPHSHMPQGYDKFIQWLAKQNIRVIIPHPERNRDIQSNLYYIEHLKQLGCDFQLTASSIEGEWGESAQTIALQMLQDGLVNYVASDAHSVKRRPPILSQARKTVAQLLGEERATALFVTNPLQLTEYLFND encoded by the coding sequence ATGATTGATATTCATACGCATATTTTGCCGGGTATTGATGATGGCGCTAAAGATTTAACTGAATCTTTAGCGCTTTTAAAATTGGCCGAAAGCGATGGCATTACTCATATGGTGGCAACGCCACATATACATGTGGGCCGCTTTAACAATGCGACTGCTCAAATACAAAACGATTTAGAGAGTTTAAAGCAAGAGGCACTTAAAGAAGGTATTAATATAAAGTTGGCTGCGGCTGCTGAAGTACGTTTGGACATAGAGCTTATGGCAATGGTGATGGCTAATAAACTGCCTTTTATTGGTAAAATGGCAGACATAAACGTGTTGCTATTAGAGTTACCGCATTCACACATGCCGCAAGGTTACGATAAGTTTATTCAGTGGCTCGCTAAACAAAACATACGCGTTATTATTCCGCACCCTGAGCGTAATCGCGATATTCAGTCAAACCTTTATTATATTGAACACTTAAAGCAGTTAGGCTGTGATTTTCAGTTAACGGCATCGAGTATTGAGGGTGAGTGGGGCGAAAGCGCACAAACTATAGCGTTACAAATGCTTCAAGATGGTTTAGTGAATTATGTTGCCTCTGACGCTCATTCAGTAAAGCGCCGACCGCCTATTTTAAGTCAAGCTAGGAAAACAGTAGCGCAGTTATTAGGTGAGGAGCGGGCTACAGCGCTTTTTGTAACTAACCCGCTGCAGCTAACCGAGTACTTATTTAATGACTAA
- a CDS encoding GumC family protein — translation MNTLSEKPSNNEELIDLGAYLNIIKQSIWKILGFAVVATLLTIMVALTLTPRFVATATLLIESEQTKAVSFDEIYGLDSTKKEYYSTQFEVIKSNTVAREVITKLNLKDHTDFIAKPSLIGEVKGMVKQLLPFLNKKEGSVITEEEQAEREMLGLLAAFKSRLTVSPIRKTQLVQVSFESSDPKLAALVANTVGEVYIESQMRAKMGITQQASSWLNTRLSELRIQLDSSEVRLQAYREEQKLVDIEGIAGLVTQELEQTSKQLVDARATKNNLESINRVINEYGNDNIELLGSMPEITSHRVVQDVKREVVLVERKVSELSEVYGPKHPKMISAKSELATVKTNLNKQIKGLITGIEKELNRTTRTVNALERDLAKIRAEYQDITRKETQYNQLKREVETNRNIFNTFLSRSKETEVTSDFSSAAARFTDRAYAPKDPSKPNKKLIVILAFVASFGFAVVMTFVFDALNDTVKNKNDVENKLAQRMLGLLPHVAVPKKSYFPIHAYLEDSYRRFAESVRTFRTSLLLTHLDRAHQVIAVTSTSPGEGKTTTSANLAMSLAQMGKVLLIDADLRKPTLAKRFDIPVFHPGLSNLMIGTEQLAECVHVDTQSGVTIMPSGQIPSNPLELLSSSRFAQLLSELKAQYDHIIVDTPPTQAVSDALVIAQSVDSVVYVVKSDITRIKPITAGLERLFEVKAHVAGVVLNKVDMSKSKDEHSHGYYDYYDYSQQPEKPQV, via the coding sequence ATGAATACACTATCTGAAAAGCCTAGCAATAACGAGGAACTAATTGATTTAGGTGCTTATCTTAATATTATTAAGCAAAGTATATGGAAAATATTGGGTTTTGCTGTTGTTGCTACACTATTAACTATAATGGTTGCTTTAACGTTAACACCAAGGTTTGTGGCCACAGCTACTTTATTAATTGAGTCGGAGCAAACCAAAGCGGTTAGCTTTGATGAAATATATGGTTTAGACTCTACCAAAAAAGAGTATTATTCAACCCAGTTTGAAGTGATTAAGTCTAACACTGTTGCTCGAGAAGTAATTACTAAACTTAATTTAAAAGATCATACGGATTTTATTGCTAAACCTTCGCTAATAGGTGAGGTAAAGGGCATGGTTAAGCAGCTGTTACCTTTTTTAAATAAAAAAGAGGGCTCTGTTATTACAGAGGAAGAACAAGCTGAGCGTGAGATGTTGGGTTTGCTTGCAGCATTTAAGTCACGCTTAACTGTGTCTCCTATTCGTAAAACACAATTAGTGCAAGTGAGCTTTGAGTCGAGCGACCCTAAGTTAGCTGCTTTAGTGGCTAATACGGTAGGTGAAGTTTACATAGAAAGCCAAATGCGCGCTAAAATGGGTATTACACAGCAGGCGTCAAGTTGGTTAAATACGCGTTTATCTGAATTACGTATACAACTAGATAGCTCGGAAGTGCGTTTGCAAGCCTATCGTGAAGAACAAAAGCTGGTTGATATAGAGGGCATAGCAGGACTTGTTACCCAAGAGCTAGAGCAAACCTCAAAACAGCTAGTAGATGCGCGAGCAACTAAAAATAACCTTGAAAGCATAAATCGTGTTATTAACGAATATGGTAACGATAACATAGAGCTACTGGGCAGTATGCCTGAAATTACCTCGCACCGTGTTGTACAAGATGTTAAACGCGAAGTTGTATTAGTTGAGCGAAAGGTAAGTGAGCTTAGTGAGGTTTACGGCCCTAAGCACCCAAAAATGATTTCAGCTAAATCTGAACTTGCCACAGTGAAAACTAACCTTAATAAGCAAATTAAAGGGTTAATTACGGGTATTGAGAAAGAGTTAAATAGAACTACGCGAACTGTAAATGCGCTTGAGCGCGATTTAGCTAAAATTCGTGCTGAATACCAAGATATTACCCGAAAAGAAACACAATATAATCAGCTTAAGCGTGAAGTTGAGACAAACCGTAATATTTTTAATACCTTTTTGTCACGTTCTAAAGAAACCGAAGTAACCAGTGACTTTAGCTCAGCTGCTGCGCGCTTTACAGACCGTGCTTATGCACCAAAAGACCCAAGTAAGCCTAATAAAAAGCTGATTGTTATTTTGGCCTTTGTTGCCAGTTTTGGCTTTGCGGTGGTAATGACTTTTGTTTTTGATGCCCTAAACGACACAGTTAAAAATAAAAATGATGTAGAAAATAAACTCGCACAGCGCATGCTAGGTTTATTGCCTCATGTTGCAGTTCCTAAAAAGAGCTATTTTCCAATTCATGCCTATTTAGAAGATAGCTATCGCCGCTTTGCTGAGTCGGTACGCACCTTCCGCACTAGTTTGTTACTCACTCATCTTGATCGAGCGCATCAAGTTATTGCGGTTACCTCTACCTCCCCAGGGGAAGGTAAAACTACTACCTCTGCTAATTTAGCGATGTCGTTGGCACAAATGGGCAAAGTACTACTAATTGATGCAGATTTACGTAAACCAACGTTAGCTAAACGATTTGATATACCGGTATTTCACCCAGGTTTAAGTAATTTAATGATAGGTACTGAGCAACTAGCTGAGTGTGTTCATGTTGACACGCAATCGGGTGTAACAATTATGCCAAGTGGGCAAATACCATCTAATCCACTTGAGTTGTTGTCAAGCTCACGCTTTGCACAATTGCTCAGTGAGTTAAAAGCGCAGTACGATCATATTATTGTTGATACACCACCTACACAAGCAGTAAGTGATGCATTGGTAATTGCACAAAGTGTTGATTCAGTTGTTTATGTTGTTAAATCAGACATTACTCGTATTAAACCAATTACAGCCGGCCTTGAACGTTTATTTGAAGTAAAAGCGCACGTTGCTGGTGTGGTACTTAATAAGGTAGATATGAGTAAATCTAAAGATGAGCATAGCCATGGCTACTATGATTATTACGATTACTCACAGCAACCTGAAAAGCCACAAGTGTAA
- a CDS encoding polysaccharide biosynthesis/export family protein, translating to MKARILTGLILLLSFGSFASDSQNYILGAGDKIEIKVFGQPDLDVTSLLGNSGEINYPFLGKVKLVGLSVSQVEQTIISGLQPDYLVKPNVYAQVLEYRPFYIHGEVKKPGGYPYQPAMTVNQAIALAGGLTERASVDKIFIFKEQTKQQQQKGSLNSQIAAGDTIKIEQRLF from the coding sequence ATGAAGGCTAGAATTTTAACAGGCCTAATTCTGTTACTCAGCTTTGGTAGTTTTGCGAGTGATTCGCAAAACTACATATTAGGCGCAGGCGACAAAATAGAAATAAAAGTGTTTGGTCAGCCTGATTTAGACGTAACCTCACTACTTGGCAATAGTGGTGAGATAAACTACCCGTTTTTAGGCAAGGTTAAACTTGTTGGTTTAAGTGTTTCGCAGGTTGAGCAAACAATAATTAGTGGCTTACAGCCAGATTATTTAGTTAAACCTAATGTGTACGCCCAAGTGTTAGAGTACCGTCCTTTTTATATTCATGGTGAAGTTAAAAAACCAGGTGGTTACCCTTACCAGCCTGCTATGACCGTAAACCAAGCTATTGCATTAGCCGGAGGGTTAACCGAGCGCGCATCGGTTGACAAAATATTTATTTTTAAAGAGCAAACCAAACAGCAGCAACAAAAAGGTAGTTTAAACAGCCAAATTGCAGCCGGTGACACCATAAAAATAGAGCAACGCTTGTTTTAA
- a CDS encoding outer membrane beta-barrel protein produces MKMRTNTITTLLVALGLSAPALAVELQPGSVMTKDGAEITPTLQLGVSSNDNFFMTPSATQSRLIWNIAPSLEALIEDGPDSYKFDIASSTSFHNKDTTDNFTQVNVGAGVHKEFTSQHRLDVTGDADWLYEPRGAGLTEGQGNVVDELVHYQQQNLIARYEYGAVSSKAMVAFTAGYYNKNYQNFTAISQFRDYDKPMLGITGYYNTQAGTRAFLEVKQENYQYDVIDSNGISRDSDDVKVLLGMEWEATAVTSGSFKVGYQNKDFESNLRDNFSGLSWEAAAVWKPLSYSSLQLVTSRAAKDPLVQGDYIRESVYGATWQHDWSEYLSSVVSANYVDQQYSGNFNRKDKVKNARLGLNYLANNFGMVTGYVEFIDRNSTQANIEFDRVIVGFNFTLALKGNE; encoded by the coding sequence GTGAAAATGCGTACTAATACAATTACCACTTTACTTGTTGCGTTAGGCTTATCAGCACCTGCTTTAGCAGTAGAATTACAACCAGGCAGTGTGATGACTAAAGACGGCGCTGAGATTACACCTACGCTACAGCTAGGCGTAAGCAGCAACGACAACTTTTTTATGACGCCGTCGGCCACTCAGTCACGTTTAATATGGAATATAGCGCCGAGTTTAGAAGCATTGATTGAAGACGGCCCAGACAGTTATAAATTTGATATTGCATCAAGCACGTCGTTTCATAATAAAGACACTACCGATAACTTTACCCAAGTTAATGTGGGTGCAGGTGTGCATAAAGAGTTTACTAGTCAACACCGCTTAGATGTTACTGGTGACGCCGATTGGTTATATGAGCCACGCGGTGCGGGTTTAACCGAGGGTCAAGGTAATGTTGTTGATGAGCTAGTTCATTACCAGCAGCAAAATCTAATAGCTCGCTATGAATACGGTGCTGTTAGCTCTAAAGCAATGGTTGCTTTTACTGCAGGCTATTATAATAAAAATTACCAAAACTTTACGGCAATATCGCAGTTTCGTGATTACGATAAACCTATGCTAGGTATTACAGGTTATTATAATACTCAAGCAGGAACCCGTGCCTTTTTAGAAGTAAAGCAAGAAAACTACCAATACGATGTTATTGATTCAAACGGAATTTCACGTGACTCAGACGACGTTAAAGTATTATTAGGTATGGAATGGGAAGCCACCGCTGTTACTTCTGGTTCTTTTAAAGTAGGTTATCAAAATAAAGACTTTGAATCGAACTTGCGCGATAACTTTAGTGGTTTGAGTTGGGAAGCTGCCGCTGTTTGGAAGCCGCTTTCTTACTCATCCCTACAATTAGTGACCAGCCGTGCTGCCAAAGATCCATTAGTGCAAGGCGATTACATTCGTGAAAGTGTTTATGGTGCAACATGGCAGCATGATTGGAGCGAATACTTAAGCTCGGTAGTAAGTGCTAATTACGTTGACCAGCAGTACTCTGGTAATTTCAATCGAAAAGATAAAGTTAAAAATGCTCGCTTAGGCCTAAATTATTTAGCTAATAATTTTGGCATGGTAACCGGGTATGTTGAATTTATTGACCGTAATTCAACTCAAGCTAATATTGAGTTTGATCGTGTTATTGTGGGCTTTAACTTTACACTTGCATTAAAGGGTAATGAATGA